The Rhodocytophaga rosea genome has a segment encoding these proteins:
- a CDS encoding transposase: MLRIIGPLRMQERVESKEGKKMIGRRMSTVEPVFGSLLNYYGMKRSNTKGKQAAHKFMLMSATAYNLQKLLSCFTHPKSNVQILTQKQVHILYFVLRYVVQQPDPFLETHNCTSFLSAICPKNREPYMPRDFLSFYFYEFNILIIYFTYNLW, encoded by the coding sequence ATGCTCCGCATCATCGGTCCATTACGCATGCAGGAGCGGGTAGAAAGCAAAGAAGGCAAAAAAATGATAGGACGAAGGATGTCTACCGTAGAACCTGTTTTTGGCAGTTTACTCAATTACTACGGCATGAAAAGAAGCAATACCAAAGGAAAACAAGCCGCTCATAAGTTTATGCTCATGTCAGCTACCGCTTACAATCTGCAGAAACTGCTCTCTTGCTTTACTCATCCTAAATCTAATGTTCAAATTCTTACTCAAAAGCAAGTTCATATCCTTTATTTTGTGCTCCGCTACGTTGTGCAACAGCCAGACCCCTTTCTTGAAACTCATAATTGTACTAGTTTTCTGTCTGCCATCTGTCCGAAAAACCGGGAGCCTTACATGCCAAGGGACTTCTTGTCCTTTTATTTTTACGAATTTAATATATTGATCATTTACTTCACCTATAATCTTTGGTGA
- a CDS encoding CPBP family intramembrane glutamic endopeptidase, producing the protein MNALIKRVLYFPVTKIIIGISVCFSLFVVIQNFVLKPFFYSIIQDKSIADPIIIFVSSILLLVSYYNLFRLYDKRKITELSIKYLPKEMFGGVIFGFLTISLSIFILYLLGHYQAFSITTTHYSARFFTVLIFAALVEDLFHRGLIVREIENWLGSNIAIVMAMLVELQHIFNPNSNLFSLFYYLIWGFTMAMMFIYTKRIWLPFFFHVGWNFAQPFYGSNLTGTNDMGSIIQSEFTGPELLTGGATGIEGSIFTASFLLFIGIVLYYLAKKEGKIVKGKLFKR; encoded by the coding sequence ATGAATGCATTAATCAAAAGAGTACTGTATTTTCCAGTTACTAAAATTATTATAGGAATTAGCGTTTGCTTTTCACTATTTGTAGTTATACAAAACTTTGTATTAAAACCATTTTTTTATAGCATTATTCAAGATAAAAGTATTGCTGACCCAATTATTATTTTTGTTTCTTCAATACTATTATTAGTTAGCTATTACAATTTATTCCGTTTATATGATAAAAGAAAAATTACCGAACTATCCATAAAATATTTACCCAAAGAAATGTTTGGGGGGGTTATTTTTGGTTTTTTGACAATTTCATTATCTATTTTCATTTTATACTTATTAGGCCACTATCAGGCTTTTAGTATTACAACTACTCACTACTCAGCAAGATTTTTCACTGTATTAATATTTGCTGCCTTAGTTGAAGACTTATTTCATAGAGGATTAATCGTAAGAGAGATAGAAAATTGGTTAGGCTCTAACATAGCCATTGTCATGGCAATGTTGGTAGAATTACAACACATTTTCAATCCCAACTCCAACTTATTTAGCCTTTTTTATTATTTGATTTGGGGGTTTACAATGGCTATGATGTTTATATATACCAAAAGAATATGGCTACCTTTTTTCTTCCATGTAGGCTGGAATTTTGCTCAGCCTTTTTATGGCTCCAATCTCACAGGGACAAATGATATGGGCAGTATTATTCAATCTGAATTTACAGGTCCTGAATTATTAACAGGGGGTGCAACTGGAATTGAAGGTTCAATTTTTACTGCATCTTTTCTATTATTTATCGGAATAGTACTCTATTATCTTGCCAAAAAAGAGGGCAAAATTGTAAAAGGTAAATTGTTTAAAAGATGA
- a CDS encoding MmpS family transport accessory protein yields the protein MKEKINMITRLSVLVLATLFLNECNKSDDPKPAYPKNVSVAYKVSGTGVSKVTSLSYTNATGGSTSLTDTTIPFSVSFNGTVNVGDDLGLSVLHNNSATGNPFNIKLEIYVDNKLVKTETYEGTSSVIGAIVHFF from the coding sequence ATGAAAGAAAAAATTAACATGATCACTCGCTTGAGTGTACTCGTTCTGGCCACCCTATTTTTAAATGAATGCAACAAATCAGACGATCCAAAGCCTGCATATCCTAAAAATGTTTCAGTAGCGTATAAAGTATCTGGCACGGGAGTCAGTAAGGTAACATCGTTAAGTTACACCAATGCAACTGGTGGCTCCACTAGTTTGACGGATACAACCATTCCATTTTCGGTGTCATTCAACGGCACGGTAAATGTAGGAGACGATCTGGGTCTATCTGTTTTACATAATAACAGTGCGACTGGCAACCCATTCAATATAAAGCTAGAGATTTATGTGGATAATAAGTTAGTGAAAACAGAAACCTATGAAGGAACCAGTAGTGTTATCGGTGCGATTGTACATTTCTTTTAA
- a CDS encoding DUF6567 family protein: MKRIFIYSGLLWLAAVLSSCGIGHALVTNHNQNATEVHLGGNNFKVIDQVSGSSEVSYVLAMGGMNKRQLYQNAYATMMKKANLLSGSKAIINVTTEEHLGGFAPFFVRRTITVSAQVVEFTR, encoded by the coding sequence ATGAAAAGGATTTTCATTTATTCCGGGTTGTTATGGCTCGCAGCAGTTCTTAGTTCATGTGGCATCGGCCATGCCCTTGTTACCAATCACAATCAAAACGCCACTGAGGTACATTTAGGTGGGAACAACTTCAAAGTAATTGATCAGGTAAGCGGAAGTTCGGAGGTGTCTTATGTATTGGCAATGGGAGGGATGAACAAAAGGCAATTGTACCAAAATGCGTATGCAACGATGATGAAGAAAGCCAACTTGCTCAGTGGTTCCAAAGCCATTATCAACGTGACGACAGAGGAACACTTGGGTGGTTTTGCCCCTTTCTTTGTCAGAAGAACTATCACGGTAAGTGCCCAGGTAGTTGAATTTACAAGGTAA
- a CDS encoding LuxR C-terminal-related transcriptional regulator translates to MLLTKLHIPSAGKNLIHRSGLFEKLNEGPNRKLILISAPAGFGKTTLISDWITQYKIQTAWVSLDKGDMDPVEFLSYIIAGIQGISFEFGQSALRLLKSPDKPNYKSITGLLINDMLQIKEDLLLVLDDFHLTDSNEISTIVTYLLEHIPATIHVVISTRSDPALPLARLRSQHQLVELRSADLRFSANEISVLFNKKLKIGLSIDDAYALETKTEGWIAGLQLIALSIHDHKDVSEFIQNLTGDNRYIMDYLIEQVLKIQSEEIREFLLQTSIVEKFSASLCNTILHRNDSQLVIEQLEKNNLFVIPLDSERKWYRYHHLFADLLKQRLLLKDKTLIDGLHKKAGKWFEANGMYDLAIAHTLVIKDYVKSIQLLEQVVEDMWKNGLHSAISRYGDAIPEDLIKASPAFCLYYSWILINTGHIQHAQPLLESAQQIIDKKIPDKKTKQHEVENYKILLGKIAVAFAHLNSNQQQPDKVLEYCQTALEKLSGKDPLWLGLAWKAKGNAELQKGNTRQGIEALTIAVEYGKTAGNLYLISSAASSLSYQESVFGQYKSAYKRSCDLLTFMKEKGYSEFAKADWAYAGIFTMMSVTECLWADFDKALESVETAYQLTKNEKNIFQKIIALLAYSYILHAREDKIGAVNKLTELEGVMKQFKISPYIVTTYVGWKIYLFIEASQLEQANDFVKEYGIKTDGIISYQNEHIYINFARLLIVQYKFDEATIVLSKIFALASASGRAETLVQVEILYAILNSMTGFQQKAVKNLVAAMEYAADEDLINYFLFDLPTTNNLLVEAYKIQATTKTKISKAFVDKLKSVINKKQNRVKILSNFELSNRELDTLKLIADNLTNLEIADKLFVSVNTVKTHLKNIFLKLDVNSRTKAVAKAKEFQLI, encoded by the coding sequence GTGCTTCTAACTAAACTACATATACCTTCTGCAGGAAAAAATTTAATTCATCGTTCCGGTCTTTTTGAAAAGTTAAATGAAGGGCCCAACCGTAAGTTAATTCTCATTTCTGCGCCTGCCGGATTTGGCAAGACCACCCTTATAAGCGATTGGATCACCCAATACAAGATCCAGACAGCATGGGTTTCACTGGACAAAGGAGATATGGATCCTGTAGAATTTTTGAGCTATATAATTGCAGGTATTCAAGGTATTAGTTTTGAGTTTGGACAAAGTGCGCTCAGACTTTTGAAATCGCCGGACAAACCTAATTATAAATCAATTACCGGGTTGCTGATAAACGATATGCTCCAAATTAAGGAGGATCTTTTATTGGTACTTGACGATTTTCATTTGACAGATTCAAACGAAATTTCAACAATAGTAACCTATTTATTGGAGCACATTCCTGCTACTATTCATGTTGTAATCTCAACCCGGTCAGACCCTGCCTTGCCTTTAGCACGGTTAAGAAGCCAACATCAGCTTGTTGAATTGCGATCAGCCGATCTTAGATTTTCCGCCAATGAGATTTCTGTTTTATTTAATAAAAAATTAAAAATAGGTTTATCTATTGATGATGCGTATGCGCTTGAAACCAAAACTGAAGGCTGGATAGCCGGCCTGCAACTCATAGCATTATCGATTCATGACCATAAGGATGTTTCTGAATTTATTCAAAACTTAACAGGAGATAACCGATATATTATGGATTATCTGATTGAGCAAGTACTTAAAATTCAATCAGAAGAGATCAGGGAATTCTTGTTGCAAACATCCATAGTAGAAAAATTCTCCGCCTCCTTGTGTAATACTATTTTACATAGAAATGACAGCCAGCTAGTAATTGAGCAGCTGGAAAAAAATAACCTTTTTGTTATCCCGCTAGATTCAGAAAGGAAATGGTACCGGTATCATCATCTCTTTGCAGATCTTTTAAAACAAAGGCTTTTACTAAAGGACAAAACTTTAATTGATGGTCTTCATAAAAAAGCCGGAAAATGGTTTGAAGCTAATGGGATGTATGACTTAGCCATAGCACATACTTTGGTCATTAAAGATTACGTAAAAAGTATTCAATTACTTGAACAAGTAGTGGAGGATATGTGGAAAAACGGTCTTCATTCTGCTATTTCCAGGTATGGTGATGCCATTCCTGAAGATCTGATAAAAGCTAGTCCTGCATTTTGTTTATATTATTCATGGATATTAATTAATACCGGACATATTCAACATGCCCAACCTTTGTTGGAATCTGCTCAACAAATAATTGATAAAAAAATACCCGATAAAAAAACCAAACAACATGAAGTTGAGAATTATAAAATTCTGCTTGGTAAAATTGCCGTTGCCTTTGCTCATTTAAATTCAAATCAACAGCAACCAGACAAAGTATTAGAGTATTGCCAAACAGCCCTTGAAAAACTTTCCGGAAAAGATCCCTTATGGCTGGGTTTGGCCTGGAAGGCCAAAGGAAATGCAGAATTACAGAAAGGAAATACCAGGCAGGGCATAGAAGCATTAACCATTGCTGTAGAATACGGAAAAACAGCGGGTAATTTATATCTTATTTCATCAGCCGCTTCCTCTTTATCCTATCAGGAGTCAGTTTTTGGTCAGTATAAATCGGCCTATAAACGCTCCTGCGATCTTTTAACTTTTATGAAAGAAAAAGGATACTCGGAGTTTGCAAAAGCAGACTGGGCCTACGCAGGAATATTTACTATGATGTCTGTTACAGAATGTCTTTGGGCAGATTTTGATAAAGCGTTAGAAAGTGTAGAAACGGCTTACCAATTAACTAAAAATGAAAAGAATATCTTTCAAAAAATAATAGCCTTACTGGCTTATTCGTACATTTTACATGCGCGTGAAGACAAAATTGGAGCGGTGAATAAATTGACGGAATTAGAGGGGGTAATGAAGCAATTTAAAATCTCACCTTACATTGTAACCACTTATGTTGGATGGAAAATATACTTGTTCATTGAAGCATCTCAACTTGAACAAGCAAATGATTTTGTAAAAGAATACGGAATAAAAACAGATGGGATCATCTCCTACCAAAATGAGCATATATACATAAATTTTGCCCGTTTGTTGATTGTGCAATATAAATTTGATGAAGCCACAATTGTCCTCTCTAAAATTTTCGCCTTGGCAAGCGCTAGTGGCAGGGCGGAGACGCTGGTTCAGGTTGAAATTTTATATGCTATCTTAAATAGTATGACCGGTTTTCAGCAGAAAGCTGTTAAAAATTTAGTTGCAGCTATGGAATATGCAGCGGATGAGGATTTAATAAATTATTTTCTTTTTGACCTACCTACTACAAATAATCTATTGGTTGAAGCGTATAAAATACAAGCAACCACCAAAACAAAAATTTCGAAGGCATTTGTAGATAAACTTAAATCTGTTATTAACAAAAAGCAAAACCGCGTAAAAATTCTTTCAAATTTTGAGTTAAGCAACCGCGAACTCGATACACTAAAGCTTATTGCTGATAACTTAACCAACCTTGAAATTGCAGATAAACTTTTCGTTTCTGTTAACACGGTTAAAACTCACTTAAAGAATATCTTCCTTAAACTCGATGTTAACAGCCGAACCAAAGCGGTTGCGAAAGCAAAAGAATTCCAGTTGATTTAG
- a CDS encoding sensor histidine kinase, giving the protein MAQFTQTKIGCTWLLNLLFLLIGLSLTTLAQTVHSTLYLNQTPTFIHYSLQQGLSNKIITAIHQDREGFIWVGTQDGLNRFDGYRFTVFQTDSTEMPYTFVSFIHEDRAGHLWLSTMNKGLVRFDKQTGKFTSYRIDSTGQDKRNFCLSILVDSQDRFWVATAEGVNKFDPETGRFTLYAHPAPGYIIYKIHEDATGGLWVATDKGLFQFDPDGRTFTLFPLSKEEQQEDISHVRCLYTDRKGNLWIGTNGRGNANGLFRLNPITRQITHYAFQKNGLTGNHIYKEAIVEDAAGMIWIGTNNGLQQLNPVTGEFTTYQANALIPGNLISNNIWSLYIDRSGLLWIGTAEGLHRLMPRSRQIRTYQLRPDAIYNHREENSIEFLYEDHSGLLWFSPFTHGLYSFDRRTSQLTRYAARTEDVYSLVNDNIRDVREDKSGVLWVLAGKCLHALDRNTGRFTRYPMQIYCWLLEEDSAGHLWVGGEALARFDKQSGQFTYYYHNPAVSNSLLQNSMFPMLISRSGVIWMGMAGLGLSKLEPKTGKFTHYKPNLTHPKGHLNNLLVNELYEDKAGILWIATTHGGLNRLDTNTGYFTAFTTRDGLPSNNIASILEDKRGHLWLSTNQGISRFNPRTRSFRNYDKGDGLQDNEFFGSVSFRCHNGELLFGGPNGFNIFHPGSLQDNPVIPPVYITSFKVLDKPHMFDQQTIKLSYLENFISFDFVALNYIMPEKNQYAYQLVGVDKDWVYSGNRRFVNYPDLDPGNYTFRVKASNNDGVWNQQGAALQFVILPPFYYTWWFISLSFAAVLCLLYAGYRYRIRQVQKQEREKTEFNKKVSELEMQALRAQMNPHFIFNCLNSINRFILKNQPEAASDYLSKFSRLIRLILQNSNTPTITLENELEALELYLQMEALRFEGKFTFSITCDKEVEADYIEIPPLIIQPYVENAIWHGLMHKEGMGQLSIVVQQEAQWLICTIEDNGIGRKRAAQLKSKSATKSKSMGMQITAHRLELLHKLYGKQTRVEVVDLIDDSGEACGTRVNLKMLV; this is encoded by the coding sequence ATGGCTCAGTTTACCCAAACAAAGATAGGCTGCACTTGGCTACTAAACTTGCTTTTCCTACTTATAGGCCTTTCGCTTACTACCCTTGCCCAAACGGTCCACTCCACACTGTACCTAAACCAAACGCCAACTTTCATCCATTACTCTTTACAGCAGGGTTTATCTAATAAAATTATTACAGCTATTCACCAGGACCGGGAGGGATTTATCTGGGTAGGCACACAAGATGGGTTAAACCGATTTGATGGCTACCGCTTCACTGTTTTCCAGACTGATTCTACAGAGATGCCCTATACTTTTGTGTCTTTTATCCACGAAGACCGGGCTGGTCACTTATGGCTTTCCACTATGAACAAAGGGTTGGTCCGGTTTGATAAACAAACTGGCAAGTTTACCAGTTACCGCATCGATTCAACTGGCCAGGACAAGAGGAATTTCTGCCTGAGCATCCTGGTGGATAGTCAGGACCGTTTCTGGGTGGCTACGGCAGAAGGGGTGAATAAATTTGATCCCGAAACAGGCCGTTTCACGCTCTATGCGCATCCTGCGCCAGGGTACATCATTTACAAAATTCATGAAGATGCCACCGGCGGCTTATGGGTAGCCACAGATAAAGGGCTTTTTCAGTTCGACCCTGACGGCAGAACCTTTACCTTATTTCCCTTAAGTAAGGAGGAGCAGCAAGAAGATATCAGCCACGTTCGTTGTCTCTACACAGATCGAAAAGGGAATTTATGGATTGGGACTAATGGAAGAGGGAATGCCAACGGCTTATTTCGCCTCAACCCTATAACCAGGCAGATCACACATTATGCCTTTCAAAAGAATGGTTTAACTGGAAACCATATTTATAAAGAAGCCATTGTAGAAGATGCTGCCGGTATGATCTGGATTGGTACTAATAATGGCTTGCAACAATTGAACCCTGTAACAGGTGAATTTACTACCTATCAAGCCAATGCTCTTATTCCTGGCAATTTAATAAGCAATAATATCTGGTCTTTATATATTGACAGGTCAGGATTGCTATGGATAGGTACAGCTGAGGGCTTGCACCGTTTAATGCCCCGCTCCAGACAGATCCGTACCTATCAGTTACGGCCTGATGCCATTTACAACCATAGAGAGGAAAACTCCATTGAATTTTTGTATGAAGACCATTCAGGCTTGCTCTGGTTTAGTCCTTTTACTCATGGTTTATATAGCTTTGACCGGCGGACTAGCCAGCTCACCCGCTATGCCGCCAGGACGGAGGATGTTTATAGTTTAGTGAATGATAATATACGGGATGTGCGGGAAGATAAGTCCGGTGTATTATGGGTGCTTGCCGGAAAATGCCTGCATGCCCTGGACCGCAACACCGGCAGGTTTACCCGCTACCCCATGCAGATCTATTGCTGGCTTCTGGAGGAAGATTCCGCAGGCCATCTATGGGTAGGAGGCGAGGCACTGGCAAGATTTGATAAGCAAAGCGGACAGTTTACGTATTACTACCACAATCCGGCTGTTTCCAACTCGCTGCTTCAAAACTCTATGTTTCCCATGCTCATAAGCCGCTCGGGGGTGATCTGGATGGGAATGGCTGGTCTCGGTTTGAGTAAACTGGAACCCAAAACCGGAAAGTTTACCCATTACAAGCCTAACCTAACCCATCCGAAAGGGCATTTGAACAACCTGTTAGTGAATGAACTTTACGAAGATAAAGCTGGTATTCTATGGATTGCCACTACCCATGGTGGCCTGAATAGGCTGGATACTAATACTGGTTACTTTACTGCTTTTACTACCCGCGATGGATTGCCTAGTAATAATATTGCAAGTATTCTTGAAGATAAGAGAGGCCACTTATGGCTTTCGACTAACCAGGGTATAAGCCGGTTCAACCCCCGTACCAGATCGTTTAGAAACTATGATAAAGGGGATGGTTTGCAGGACAACGAATTTTTTGGCTCGGTCAGTTTTAGATGTCACAATGGAGAGCTGCTGTTTGGAGGACCCAATGGCTTCAATATATTCCACCCTGGCAGTTTACAAGACAATCCTGTTATTCCACCAGTGTACATTACCAGCTTTAAGGTACTCGACAAACCACATATGTTTGATCAACAGACTATTAAGCTTTCCTATCTTGAAAACTTTATCTCCTTTGATTTTGTAGCCCTTAATTACATCATGCCAGAAAAAAACCAGTATGCCTATCAATTAGTGGGTGTAGATAAAGACTGGGTCTATTCAGGCAACCGCCGCTTTGTTAATTATCCTGATCTTGATCCTGGCAACTATACTTTTCGGGTAAAAGCTTCCAACAACGATGGCGTATGGAATCAGCAGGGAGCGGCGCTACAATTTGTTATCCTTCCACCTTTTTATTATACCTGGTGGTTTATAAGTCTTTCTTTCGCTGCTGTCCTGTGTTTGCTATACGCTGGATACCGCTACCGGATAAGGCAGGTACAAAAGCAGGAAAGAGAAAAAACCGAGTTTAACAAAAAGGTTTCTGAGCTGGAAATGCAGGCACTTCGGGCACAAATGAACCCACATTTTATATTCAACTGCCTCAATTCCATCAACCGATTTATTTTAAAAAATCAACCGGAAGCAGCTTCCGACTACCTCTCTAAATTCTCCCGGCTGATCCGGCTGATCCTGCAAAATTCCAATACCCCCACTATTACCCTGGAAAATGAACTGGAAGCCCTTGAACTCTACCTCCAGATGGAAGCCTTGCGTTTTGAAGGCAAGTTCACTTTCTCTATTACCTGTGACAAGGAAGTAGAAGCAGATTATATAGAAATTCCTCCCTTAATTATACAACCGTATGTGGAGAATGCCATCTGGCATGGCCTAATGCACAAGGAAGGAATGGGGCAATTAAGCATAGTTGTGCAACAGGAAGCACAGTGGCTGATTTGTACTATTGAAGATAATGGCATTGGCCGCAAACGGGCAGCCCAACTGAAAAGTAAATCGGCTACCAAAAGCAAGTCGATGGGTATGCAAATTACGGCTCACCGGCTAGAATTGCTGCATAAGCTGTATGGCAAACAAACCAGGGTAGAAGTAGTAGATTTAATAGATGATTCAGGCGAAGCCTGTGGCACTCGGGTAAATTTGAAAATGCTGGTCTGA
- a CDS encoding LytR/AlgR family response regulator transcription factor, whose product MIKAILIDDEKHCRETLSIQLERYCPQVKLLAECSTASQGLQAIADYQPDVVFLDIEMPVMNGFEMLGRLSDITFEVIFTTGYDSYAIKAIRFSALDYLLKPIDKDELMKAVGKISQRRHNPLAQQLDILMQKLNHKPVVLQKIALPTLEGYELVPVVHIIQCESDGNYTLVYLKNGKKFLISRTLKEIEELLEGQGFLRIHHSHLINLNEIIRYVRGEGGYVVMSDNTSVNVSRSRKDILLKLLAR is encoded by the coding sequence ATGATCAAAGCCATACTTATCGATGATGAAAAACACTGCCGGGAAACGCTTTCTATCCAGTTAGAAAGATATTGTCCACAGGTGAAATTACTAGCCGAATGCAGTACAGCTTCACAAGGCTTACAAGCCATTGCAGATTACCAGCCGGATGTTGTGTTTTTAGATATAGAGATGCCGGTAATGAATGGCTTTGAAATGCTTGGAAGATTATCAGATATTACTTTTGAAGTGATATTCACCACCGGTTATGATTCTTATGCCATCAAAGCTATCCGGTTTAGCGCCTTGGATTACCTGCTCAAACCCATCGATAAAGATGAGCTTATGAAAGCAGTAGGTAAAATCAGTCAGAGGCGGCACAACCCTCTTGCCCAGCAACTAGACATTCTGATGCAAAAGCTGAATCATAAACCAGTGGTTTTACAGAAAATTGCTCTGCCTACCCTGGAAGGCTATGAATTAGTGCCTGTCGTACACATTATTCAATGTGAATCCGATGGTAACTATACCCTTGTCTATCTGAAAAACGGAAAGAAGTTTTTGATATCACGTACACTGAAAGAGATTGAGGAACTACTGGAAGGGCAAGGCTTCCTACGCATCCACCATTCTCACCTGATTAACCTTAATGAGATCATCCGTTATGTGAGAGGGGAAGGGGGCTATGTCGTGATGAGCGATAATACGAGCGTGAATGTGTCAAGAAGCCGGAAAGATATCCTACTCAAGTTGCTTGCCAGGTAA
- a CDS encoding class I SAM-dependent methyltransferase → MREVLQTKDMYFMDDPREGDRLYRKANAKVFVAKYLESHLENLTNARILEAGCGSGAFLQVLGQTYVNHSFVGIDISGERVREANARVIGQTHVKAMQASIYQLPFPDNYFDFIYCRFLYEYLQQPIEATKELFRVCKPEGKLLVQDLDGQFTMYPETPAALKKVILLLKNETGFDPDVGRKLFTFGKSASFSCVHAEIEAYHKKFGSFDEENYRLWELKVDIALEYVKKVLPDAKWTENFKNEFLASLRDENTVLFSNLFTLTFEKAYMHSS, encoded by the coding sequence ATGAGAGAAGTGTTACAAACTAAGGACATGTATTTTATGGATGATCCTCGGGAGGGAGACCGTCTATACAGAAAAGCCAATGCAAAGGTATTTGTTGCCAAATACCTGGAAAGCCATCTAGAAAATTTAACAAATGCCAGGATACTTGAAGCAGGTTGTGGTTCCGGAGCATTTTTGCAAGTCTTAGGCCAAACGTATGTAAATCATTCCTTTGTTGGCATTGATATCAGCGGAGAAAGAGTAAGGGAGGCAAATGCGAGAGTGATAGGGCAAACCCATGTAAAAGCCATGCAGGCAAGTATCTATCAGTTACCCTTCCCGGATAATTATTTCGATTTTATCTACTGCAGATTCTTGTATGAATACTTACAGCAACCCATCGAAGCTACCAAAGAATTATTCAGAGTTTGTAAGCCTGAAGGTAAATTATTAGTACAGGATTTAGATGGGCAATTCACCATGTATCCGGAAACGCCAGCTGCATTAAAGAAAGTCATACTGCTGTTAAAAAATGAAACCGGTTTTGATCCCGATGTAGGCAGGAAATTATTCACCTTTGGTAAATCTGCAAGCTTTAGTTGTGTACATGCAGAGATAGAAGCGTATCATAAGAAATTTGGCAGCTTTGATGAGGAAAACTATAGGCTGTGGGAGTTAAAAGTTGATATAGCTTTGGAGTATGTAAAGAAAGTATTGCCTGATGCCAAATGGACAGAGAATTTCAAAAACGAGTTCCTGGCCTCACTAAGGGATGAAAACACAGTCCTGTTTTCTAATTTATTTACGCTTACTTTTGAAAAAGCATATATGCATTCTTCATAG
- a CDS encoding vanadium-dependent haloperoxidase, with protein sequence MPKRNLVFVLILISSLLSCDQLEEWLPKDTPKQEPADVVHDWYKLLAKVQFGANPQPVVLLNNRNFGYIGVGVYEAVHPGIKGSLSLATQLYQMPAMPTPEKHKEYLWGASANAALASMAKLFLAGLTDGDKARIDSMENAYNTTFKANTSSEVIARSQAFGRSIADAIYNWSTADNFNLSGAGYKIPVLPGSWEPTPPAFAAPVGPYLKNSRPFLVSSLTLNVRSIPYAFSEDKESNFYKSNKHVYDIGKSLTDEQKAIANWWADAGGAGVGIPAPYHFLSIITSILESKKLNLGEAAEMYARTGIALKDGPIVTFKGKYQYNLIRPVTYINKHIDPNWKSYLPTPPYPEYPSGLVSIFGPVMQVLKREYGDIPVTDNAYSWRGDAPREYASITKMVEEAAKSRVYAGIHYQFTQDISIGLGNQLGDNISKINLNTP encoded by the coding sequence ATGCCCAAGAGAAATCTCGTGTTTGTGCTTATTCTTATAAGCTCTTTGTTAAGTTGTGATCAGTTAGAAGAGTGGCTGCCCAAAGACACTCCAAAACAGGAACCGGCCGATGTCGTGCATGACTGGTATAAATTGTTAGCGAAAGTTCAATTTGGGGCAAATCCCCAACCGGTTGTACTATTAAACAACAGAAATTTTGGCTATATAGGTGTAGGGGTGTATGAAGCAGTCCATCCTGGCATTAAAGGATCACTCAGTTTAGCTACCCAGCTCTATCAGATGCCAGCCATGCCCACACCGGAAAAGCACAAAGAATATCTATGGGGCGCCTCAGCTAACGCTGCACTGGCAAGTATGGCGAAGCTATTTTTAGCAGGCCTTACCGATGGGGATAAAGCCAGGATCGATTCGATGGAAAATGCTTATAATACTACATTCAAAGCAAATACCTCCAGTGAAGTGATAGCCCGTTCACAAGCCTTTGGCCGTTCCATCGCCGATGCCATTTACAACTGGTCTACTGCCGATAATTTTAACCTATCGGGTGCAGGCTATAAAATCCCTGTTTTGCCCGGTTCCTGGGAACCTACTCCGCCGGCTTTTGCTGCGCCGGTAGGCCCTTATTTGAAGAATTCCAGGCCATTTTTGGTATCTTCTCTGACCTTAAATGTACGTTCAATACCTTATGCATTTTCAGAGGACAAGGAATCCAACTTCTATAAATCCAACAAGCATGTATATGACATTGGTAAATCACTCACCGATGAGCAAAAAGCCATTGCTAACTGGTGGGCAGATGCCGGTGGAGCAGGAGTAGGTATTCCGGCACCCTATCATTTTCTGTCTATTATAACAAGCATATTGGAAAGCAAAAAACTAAACCTGGGAGAGGCCGCAGAGATGTATGCCCGAACCGGCATTGCGCTCAAGGATGGTCCTATTGTTACCTTCAAAGGCAAATATCAATACAACTTAATCAGGCCAGTTACCTACATCAATAAGCACATTGATCCCAACTGGAAATCGTATCTTCCTACGCCTCCTTACCCGGAATATCCTTCCGGACTTGTAAGCATTTTTGGTCCAGTGATGCAGGTATTAAAAAGAGAATATGGAGACATACCTGTAACCGACAATGCCTATTCATGGAGGGGAGATGCGCCTAGAGAGTATGCCTCTATTACCAAAATGGTGGAAGAGGCGGCCAAATCAAGGGTGTATGCGGGCATTCACTACCAGTTTACCCAGGACATTTCTATTGGGTTAGGAAATCAACTCGGTGATAATATTTCTAAGATCAATTTAAATACGCCCTGA